The Neomonachus schauinslandi chromosome 4, ASM220157v2, whole genome shotgun sequence genome includes a region encoding these proteins:
- the EMC1 gene encoding ER membrane protein complex subunit 1 isoform X4, whose protein sequence is MAAVVAALRLWLWAALLVLAAAVYEDQVGKFDWRQQYVGKLKFASLEFSPGSKKLVVATEKNVIAALNSRTGEILWRHVDKGTAEGAVDAMLLYGQDAITVSNGGRIMRSWETNIGGLNWEITLDSGSFQALGLVGLQESVRYIAVLKKTTLALHHLSSGHLKWVEHLPESDSIHYQMMYSYGSGVVWALGVVPFSHVNIVKFNVEDGEIVQQVRVSTPWLQSLTGACGVVDEAVLVCPDPSSRSLQTLALETEWELRQIPLQSLDLEFAGGFQPRVLPTQPNPVDPSRAQFFLQLSPSHYALLQYHHGVLSLLKTFPQAALVSFATTGEKTVAAVVTCRSEMQKPSGSEDGSLGSFAEKPSAQDSLTCSNQTYTINLYLVETGRRLLDTTITFSLEQNGTRPERLFVQVFLKKDDSVGYRALVQTEDHLLLFLQQLAGKVVLWGREESLAEVVCLEMVDLPLTGAQAELEGEFGKKAAIQDGLLGMFLKRLSSQLILLQAWTSHLWKMFYDARKPRSQIKNEINIDTLARDEFNLQKMMVMVTASGKLFGIESSSGTILWKQYLPNVKPDSSFKLMVQRTTAHFPHPPQCTLLVKDKETGMSSLYVFNPIFGKWSQVVPPLLKRPILQSLLLPIMDQDYAKVLLLIDDEYKVTAFPATRNVLRQLHELAPSIFFYLVDAEQGRLCGYRLRKDLTTELSWELTIPPEVQRIVKVKGKRSSEHVHSQGRVMGDRSVLYKSLNPNLLAVVTESTDVHHERTFIGIFLVDGVTGRIIHSSVQRKAKGPVHIVHSENWVVYQYWNSKARRNEFTALELYEGTEQYNATAFSSLDRPQLPQVLQQSYIFPSSISTMEATITERGITSRHLLIGLPSGAILSLPKALLDPRRPEIPTEQSREENLIPYSPDVQIHAERFINYNQTVSRMRGIYTAPSGLESTCLVVAYGLDIYQTRVYPSKQFDVLKDDYDYVLISSVLFGLVFATMITKRLAQVKLLNRAWR, encoded by the exons GAGACAGCAGTATGTTGGGAAGCTCAAGTTTGCCTCCTTGGAATTTTCCCCTGGATCCAAGAAGTTGGTTGTGGCCACAGAGAAGAATGTGATTGCAGCATTAAATTCTCGAACTGGGGAGATAT TGTGGCGCCATGTTGACAAGGGCACGGCAGAAGGGGCTGTGGATGCCATGCTGCTCTACGGACAAG ATGCAATCACTGTGTCCAATGGAGGACGGATCATGCGTTCCTGGGAGACTAACATTGGGGGCCTGAACTGGGAGATTACCTTGGACAGTGGCAG TTTCCAGGCACTTGGGCTGGTAGGCCTGCAGGAATCAGTGAGGTACATTGCAGTCCTGAAGAAGACCACTCTTGCCCTGCATCATCTCTCCAGTGGGCACCTCAAGTGGGTGGAACATCTCCCCGAAAG TGACAGCATCCATTACCAGATGATGTATTCCTACGGGTCTGGGGTGGTGTGGGCCCTCGGAGTTGTTCCCTTCAGCCACGTGAACATCGTCAAGTTTAATGTGGAAGATGGAGAGATTGTTCAGCAG GTCAGGGTGTCAACCCCCTGGCTTCAGAGTCTCACTGGAGCCTGTGGTGTGGTGGATGAGGCTGTCCTGGTGTGCCCTGACCCGAGCTCACGGTCCCTCCAGACCTTGGCCCTGGAGACGGAGTGGGAGTTGAGACAGATCCCACTGCAG TCTCTTGACTTAGAATTTGCAGGTGGATTCCAGCCCCGGGTCCTGCCCACACAGCCCAACCCAGTGGATCCTTCTCGGGCCCAGTTCTTCCTGCAGTTGTCCCCGAGCCACTATGCTCTGCTGCAGTACCATCACGGAGTCCTGAGTCTGCTCAAAACCTTCCCACAG GCTGCCCTCGTGAGCTTTGCCACCACTGGGGAGAAGACAGTGGCTGCAGTCGTGACTTGTCGCAGTGAAATG cAGAAGCCTAGCGGTTCTGAAGATGGGTCACTGGGGAGCTTTGCGGAGAAGCCCAGTGCTCAG GACTCACTGACTTGCTCCAACCAGACCTACACCATTAATCTCTACTTAGTGGAGACAGGTCGGCGGCTGCTTGATACCACCATCACCTTCAGTCTGGAACAGAATGGCACTCGGCCAGAGCGG CTCTTCGTCCAGGTGTTCTTGAAGAAGGATGACTCGGTGGGCTACCGGGCCTTGGTGCAGACAGAGGATCACCTGCTACTTTTCCTGCAGCAGCTGG CAGGGAAGGTGGTGCTGTGGGGCCGGGAGGAGTCGTTGGCGGAGGTGGTGTGCCTGGAGATGGTGGATCTGCCCCTGACGGGTGCGCAGGCCGAGCTGGAAGGAGAATTCGGCAAGAAGGCAG CAATTCAAG ACGGCTTGCTGGGGATGTTCCTGAAACGCCTCTCGTCCCAGCTTATCCTGCTGCAGGCGTGGACTTCCCACCTCTGGAAGATGTTTTACGATGCTCGAAAGCCCCGAAGTCAGATTAAGAATGAGATCAACATTGACACCCTAGCCAGAGATGAATTTAACCTCCagaagatgatggtgatggtgacagCCTCGGGCAAG CTTTTTGGCATTGAGAGCAGCTCTGGCACCATCCTGTGGAAACAGTATCTCCCGAATGTCAAGCCAGACTCCTCCTTTAAACTGATGGTCCAGAGGACTActgcccatttcccccaccccccacagtgcACCCTCCTGGTAAAGGACAAG GAGACGGGAATGAGTTCTCTGTATGTCTTCAATCCCATCTTTGGCAAGTGGAGTCAGGTGGTTCCCCCACTGCTGAAGCGGCCCATCTTGCAGTCTTTGCTTCTCCCCATCATGGATCAAGACTATGCCAAGGTGCTGCTGTTGATCGATGATGAGTATAAG GTCACGGCGTTCCCAGCCACTCGGAATGTCTTGCGACAGCTACATGAGCTCGCCCCTTCCATCTTTTTCTATTTGGTGGATGCAGAACAGGGACGGCTATGTGGATATCGACTTCGAAAG GATCTAACCACTGAGCTGAGTTGGGAGCTGACTATTCCCCCAGAAGTGCAACGCATCGTCAAGGTGAAGGGAAAGCGCAGCAGTGAGCACGTTCACTCCCAGGGCCGCGTGATGGGGGACCGCAGCGTGCTCTATAAG agCCTGAACCCCAACCTGCTGGCCGTAGTGACGGAGAGCACAGACGTCCACCATGAGCGCACCTTCATTGGCATCTTCCTTGTCGATGGCGTCACTGGGCGCATCATCCACTCCTCCGTGCAGAGGAAAGCCAAGGGCCCCGTCCACATTGTACACTCAGAGAACTGGGTGGTG TACCAGTACTGGAACTCCAAGGCCCGGCGCAACGAGTTTACCGCGCTGGAGCTCTACGAGGGCACCGAGCAATACAACGCTACCGCCTTCAGCTCCCTGGACCGCCCCCAGCTGCCCCAGGTCCTCCAGCAGTCCTACATCTTCCCCTCCTCCATCAGCACCATGGAAGCCACCATCACTGAGCGGGGCATCACCAGCCGGCACCTGCTTA TTGGGCTGCCTTCCGGAGCAATTCTTTCCCTTCCTAAGGCCTTGTTGGATCCCCGCCGTCCCGAGATCCCAACAGAACAAAGCAG GGAGGAGAACCTGATCCCGTATTCCCCAGATGTGCAGATACATGCAGAGCGATTCATTAACTACAACCAGACGGTTTCTCGAATGCGAGGTATCTACACAGCTCCCTCAGGCCTGGAGTCCACTTGTTTG GTTGTGGCCTATGGTTTGGACATTTACCAAACTCGAGTCTACCCATCCAAGCAGTTTGACGTCCTGAAGGATGACTATGACTACGTGCTGATCAGCAGTGTCCTCTTTGGCCTGGTGTTTGCCACCATGATCACCAAGAGGCTGGCACAGGTGAAGCTCCTGAATCGGGCCTGGCGGTAA
- the EMC1 gene encoding ER membrane protein complex subunit 1 isoform X1 yields MAAVVAALRLWLWAALLVLAAAVYEDQVGKFDWRQQYVGKLKFASLEFSPGSKKLVVATEKNVIAALNSRTGEILWRHVDKGTAEGAVDAMLLYGQDAITVSNGGRIMRSWETNIGGLNWEITLDSGSFQALGLVGLQESVRYIAVLKKTTLALHHLSSGHLKWVEHLPESDSIHYQMMYSYGSGVVWALGVVPFSHVNIVKFNVEDGEIVQQVRVSTPWLQSLTGACGVVDEAVLVCPDPSSRSLQTLALETEWELRQIPLQSLDLEFAGGFQPRVLPTQPNPVDPSRAQFFLQLSPSHYALLQYHHGVLSLLKTFPQAALVSFATTGEKTVAAVVTCRSEMQKPSGSEDGSLGSFAEKPSAQDSLTCSNQTYTINLYLVETGRRLLDTTITFSLEQNGTRPERLFVQVFLKKDDSVGYRALVQTEDHLLLFLQQLAGKVVLWGREESLAEVVCLEMVDLPLTGAQAELEGEFGKKADGLLGMFLKRLSSQLILLQAWTSHLWKMFYDARKPRSQIKNEINIDTLARDEFNLQKMMVMVTASGKLFGIESSSGTILWKQYLPNVKPDSSFKLMVQRTTAHFPHPPQCTLLVKDKETGMSSLYVFNPIFGKWSQVVPPLLKRPILQSLLLPIMDQDYAKVLLLIDDEYKVTAFPATRNVLRQLHELAPSIFFYLVDAEQGRLCGYRLRKDLTTELSWELTIPPEVQRIVKVKGKRSSEHVHSQGRVMGDRSVLYKSLNPNLLAVVTESTDVHHERTFIGIFLVDGVTGRIIHSSVQRKAKGPVHIVHSENWVVYQYWNSKARRNEFTALELYEGTEQYNATAFSSLDRPQLPQVLQQSYIFPSSISTMEATITERGITSRHLLIGLPSGAILSLPKALLDPRRPEIPTEQSREENLIPYSPDVQIHAERFINYNQTVSRMRGIYTAPSGLESTCLVVAYGLDIYQTRVYPSKQFDVLKDDYDYVLISSVLFGLVFATMITKRLAQVKLLNRAWR; encoded by the exons GAGACAGCAGTATGTTGGGAAGCTCAAGTTTGCCTCCTTGGAATTTTCCCCTGGATCCAAGAAGTTGGTTGTGGCCACAGAGAAGAATGTGATTGCAGCATTAAATTCTCGAACTGGGGAGATAT TGTGGCGCCATGTTGACAAGGGCACGGCAGAAGGGGCTGTGGATGCCATGCTGCTCTACGGACAAG ATGCAATCACTGTGTCCAATGGAGGACGGATCATGCGTTCCTGGGAGACTAACATTGGGGGCCTGAACTGGGAGATTACCTTGGACAGTGGCAG TTTCCAGGCACTTGGGCTGGTAGGCCTGCAGGAATCAGTGAGGTACATTGCAGTCCTGAAGAAGACCACTCTTGCCCTGCATCATCTCTCCAGTGGGCACCTCAAGTGGGTGGAACATCTCCCCGAAAG TGACAGCATCCATTACCAGATGATGTATTCCTACGGGTCTGGGGTGGTGTGGGCCCTCGGAGTTGTTCCCTTCAGCCACGTGAACATCGTCAAGTTTAATGTGGAAGATGGAGAGATTGTTCAGCAG GTCAGGGTGTCAACCCCCTGGCTTCAGAGTCTCACTGGAGCCTGTGGTGTGGTGGATGAGGCTGTCCTGGTGTGCCCTGACCCGAGCTCACGGTCCCTCCAGACCTTGGCCCTGGAGACGGAGTGGGAGTTGAGACAGATCCCACTGCAG TCTCTTGACTTAGAATTTGCAGGTGGATTCCAGCCCCGGGTCCTGCCCACACAGCCCAACCCAGTGGATCCTTCTCGGGCCCAGTTCTTCCTGCAGTTGTCCCCGAGCCACTATGCTCTGCTGCAGTACCATCACGGAGTCCTGAGTCTGCTCAAAACCTTCCCACAG GCTGCCCTCGTGAGCTTTGCCACCACTGGGGAGAAGACAGTGGCTGCAGTCGTGACTTGTCGCAGTGAAATG cAGAAGCCTAGCGGTTCTGAAGATGGGTCACTGGGGAGCTTTGCGGAGAAGCCCAGTGCTCAG GACTCACTGACTTGCTCCAACCAGACCTACACCATTAATCTCTACTTAGTGGAGACAGGTCGGCGGCTGCTTGATACCACCATCACCTTCAGTCTGGAACAGAATGGCACTCGGCCAGAGCGG CTCTTCGTCCAGGTGTTCTTGAAGAAGGATGACTCGGTGGGCTACCGGGCCTTGGTGCAGACAGAGGATCACCTGCTACTTTTCCTGCAGCAGCTGG CAGGGAAGGTGGTGCTGTGGGGCCGGGAGGAGTCGTTGGCGGAGGTGGTGTGCCTGGAGATGGTGGATCTGCCCCTGACGGGTGCGCAGGCCGAGCTGGAAGGAGAATTCGGCAAGAAGGCAG ACGGCTTGCTGGGGATGTTCCTGAAACGCCTCTCGTCCCAGCTTATCCTGCTGCAGGCGTGGACTTCCCACCTCTGGAAGATGTTTTACGATGCTCGAAAGCCCCGAAGTCAGATTAAGAATGAGATCAACATTGACACCCTAGCCAGAGATGAATTTAACCTCCagaagatgatggtgatggtgacagCCTCGGGCAAG CTTTTTGGCATTGAGAGCAGCTCTGGCACCATCCTGTGGAAACAGTATCTCCCGAATGTCAAGCCAGACTCCTCCTTTAAACTGATGGTCCAGAGGACTActgcccatttcccccaccccccacagtgcACCCTCCTGGTAAAGGACAAG GAGACGGGAATGAGTTCTCTGTATGTCTTCAATCCCATCTTTGGCAAGTGGAGTCAGGTGGTTCCCCCACTGCTGAAGCGGCCCATCTTGCAGTCTTTGCTTCTCCCCATCATGGATCAAGACTATGCCAAGGTGCTGCTGTTGATCGATGATGAGTATAAG GTCACGGCGTTCCCAGCCACTCGGAATGTCTTGCGACAGCTACATGAGCTCGCCCCTTCCATCTTTTTCTATTTGGTGGATGCAGAACAGGGACGGCTATGTGGATATCGACTTCGAAAG GATCTAACCACTGAGCTGAGTTGGGAGCTGACTATTCCCCCAGAAGTGCAACGCATCGTCAAGGTGAAGGGAAAGCGCAGCAGTGAGCACGTTCACTCCCAGGGCCGCGTGATGGGGGACCGCAGCGTGCTCTATAAG agCCTGAACCCCAACCTGCTGGCCGTAGTGACGGAGAGCACAGACGTCCACCATGAGCGCACCTTCATTGGCATCTTCCTTGTCGATGGCGTCACTGGGCGCATCATCCACTCCTCCGTGCAGAGGAAAGCCAAGGGCCCCGTCCACATTGTACACTCAGAGAACTGGGTGGTG TACCAGTACTGGAACTCCAAGGCCCGGCGCAACGAGTTTACCGCGCTGGAGCTCTACGAGGGCACCGAGCAATACAACGCTACCGCCTTCAGCTCCCTGGACCGCCCCCAGCTGCCCCAGGTCCTCCAGCAGTCCTACATCTTCCCCTCCTCCATCAGCACCATGGAAGCCACCATCACTGAGCGGGGCATCACCAGCCGGCACCTGCTTA TTGGGCTGCCTTCCGGAGCAATTCTTTCCCTTCCTAAGGCCTTGTTGGATCCCCGCCGTCCCGAGATCCCAACAGAACAAAGCAG GGAGGAGAACCTGATCCCGTATTCCCCAGATGTGCAGATACATGCAGAGCGATTCATTAACTACAACCAGACGGTTTCTCGAATGCGAGGTATCTACACAGCTCCCTCAGGCCTGGAGTCCACTTGTTTG GTTGTGGCCTATGGTTTGGACATTTACCAAACTCGAGTCTACCCATCCAAGCAGTTTGACGTCCTGAAGGATGACTATGACTACGTGCTGATCAGCAGTGTCCTCTTTGGCCTGGTGTTTGCCACCATGATCACCAAGAGGCTGGCACAGGTGAAGCTCCTGAATCGGGCCTGGCGGTAA
- the EMC1 gene encoding ER membrane protein complex subunit 1 isoform X3, giving the protein MAAVVAALRLWLWAALLVLAAAVYEDQVGKFDWRQQYVGKLKFASLEFSPGSKKLVVATEKNVIAALNSRTGEILWRHVDKGTAEGAVDAMLLYGQDAITVSNGGRIMRSWETNIGGLNWEITLDSGSFQALGLVGLQESVRYIAVLKKTTLALHHLSSGHLKWVEHLPESDSIHYQMMYSYGSGVVWALGVVPFSHVNIVKFNVEDGEIVQQVRVSTPWLQSLTGACGVVDEAVLVCPDPSSRSLQTLALETEWELRQIPLQSLDLEFAGGFQPRVLPTQPNPVDPSRAQFFLQLSPSHYALLQYHHGVLSLLKTFPQAALVSFATTGEKTVAAVVTCRSEMQKPSGSEDGSLGSFAEKPSAQDSLTCSNQTYTINLYLVETGRRLLDTTITFSLEQNGTRPERLFVQVFLKKDDSVGYRALVQTEDHLLLFLQQLGKVVLWGREESLAEVVCLEMVDLPLTGAQAELEGEFGKKADGLLGMFLKRLSSQLILLQAWTSHLWKMFYDARKPRSQIKNEINIDTLARDEFNLQKMMVMVTASGKLFGIESSSGTILWKQYLPNVKPDSSFKLMVQRTTAHFPHPPQCTLLVKDKETGMSSLYVFNPIFGKWSQVVPPLLKRPILQSLLLPIMDQDYAKVLLLIDDEYKVTAFPATRNVLRQLHELAPSIFFYLVDAEQGRLCGYRLRKDLTTELSWELTIPPEVQRIVKVKGKRSSEHVHSQGRVMGDRSVLYKSLNPNLLAVVTESTDVHHERTFIGIFLVDGVTGRIIHSSVQRKAKGPVHIVHSENWVVYQYWNSKARRNEFTALELYEGTEQYNATAFSSLDRPQLPQVLQQSYIFPSSISTMEATITERGITSRHLLIGLPSGAILSLPKALLDPRRPEIPTEQSREENLIPYSPDVQIHAERFINYNQTVSRMRGIYTAPSGLESTCLVVAYGLDIYQTRVYPSKQFDVLKDDYDYVLISSVLFGLVFATMITKRLAQVKLLNRAWR; this is encoded by the exons GAGACAGCAGTATGTTGGGAAGCTCAAGTTTGCCTCCTTGGAATTTTCCCCTGGATCCAAGAAGTTGGTTGTGGCCACAGAGAAGAATGTGATTGCAGCATTAAATTCTCGAACTGGGGAGATAT TGTGGCGCCATGTTGACAAGGGCACGGCAGAAGGGGCTGTGGATGCCATGCTGCTCTACGGACAAG ATGCAATCACTGTGTCCAATGGAGGACGGATCATGCGTTCCTGGGAGACTAACATTGGGGGCCTGAACTGGGAGATTACCTTGGACAGTGGCAG TTTCCAGGCACTTGGGCTGGTAGGCCTGCAGGAATCAGTGAGGTACATTGCAGTCCTGAAGAAGACCACTCTTGCCCTGCATCATCTCTCCAGTGGGCACCTCAAGTGGGTGGAACATCTCCCCGAAAG TGACAGCATCCATTACCAGATGATGTATTCCTACGGGTCTGGGGTGGTGTGGGCCCTCGGAGTTGTTCCCTTCAGCCACGTGAACATCGTCAAGTTTAATGTGGAAGATGGAGAGATTGTTCAGCAG GTCAGGGTGTCAACCCCCTGGCTTCAGAGTCTCACTGGAGCCTGTGGTGTGGTGGATGAGGCTGTCCTGGTGTGCCCTGACCCGAGCTCACGGTCCCTCCAGACCTTGGCCCTGGAGACGGAGTGGGAGTTGAGACAGATCCCACTGCAG TCTCTTGACTTAGAATTTGCAGGTGGATTCCAGCCCCGGGTCCTGCCCACACAGCCCAACCCAGTGGATCCTTCTCGGGCCCAGTTCTTCCTGCAGTTGTCCCCGAGCCACTATGCTCTGCTGCAGTACCATCACGGAGTCCTGAGTCTGCTCAAAACCTTCCCACAG GCTGCCCTCGTGAGCTTTGCCACCACTGGGGAGAAGACAGTGGCTGCAGTCGTGACTTGTCGCAGTGAAATG cAGAAGCCTAGCGGTTCTGAAGATGGGTCACTGGGGAGCTTTGCGGAGAAGCCCAGTGCTCAG GACTCACTGACTTGCTCCAACCAGACCTACACCATTAATCTCTACTTAGTGGAGACAGGTCGGCGGCTGCTTGATACCACCATCACCTTCAGTCTGGAACAGAATGGCACTCGGCCAGAGCGG CTCTTCGTCCAGGTGTTCTTGAAGAAGGATGACTCGGTGGGCTACCGGGCCTTGGTGCAGACAGAGGATCACCTGCTACTTTTCCTGCAGCAGCTGG GGAAGGTGGTGCTGTGGGGCCGGGAGGAGTCGTTGGCGGAGGTGGTGTGCCTGGAGATGGTGGATCTGCCCCTGACGGGTGCGCAGGCCGAGCTGGAAGGAGAATTCGGCAAGAAGGCAG ACGGCTTGCTGGGGATGTTCCTGAAACGCCTCTCGTCCCAGCTTATCCTGCTGCAGGCGTGGACTTCCCACCTCTGGAAGATGTTTTACGATGCTCGAAAGCCCCGAAGTCAGATTAAGAATGAGATCAACATTGACACCCTAGCCAGAGATGAATTTAACCTCCagaagatgatggtgatggtgacagCCTCGGGCAAG CTTTTTGGCATTGAGAGCAGCTCTGGCACCATCCTGTGGAAACAGTATCTCCCGAATGTCAAGCCAGACTCCTCCTTTAAACTGATGGTCCAGAGGACTActgcccatttcccccaccccccacagtgcACCCTCCTGGTAAAGGACAAG GAGACGGGAATGAGTTCTCTGTATGTCTTCAATCCCATCTTTGGCAAGTGGAGTCAGGTGGTTCCCCCACTGCTGAAGCGGCCCATCTTGCAGTCTTTGCTTCTCCCCATCATGGATCAAGACTATGCCAAGGTGCTGCTGTTGATCGATGATGAGTATAAG GTCACGGCGTTCCCAGCCACTCGGAATGTCTTGCGACAGCTACATGAGCTCGCCCCTTCCATCTTTTTCTATTTGGTGGATGCAGAACAGGGACGGCTATGTGGATATCGACTTCGAAAG GATCTAACCACTGAGCTGAGTTGGGAGCTGACTATTCCCCCAGAAGTGCAACGCATCGTCAAGGTGAAGGGAAAGCGCAGCAGTGAGCACGTTCACTCCCAGGGCCGCGTGATGGGGGACCGCAGCGTGCTCTATAAG agCCTGAACCCCAACCTGCTGGCCGTAGTGACGGAGAGCACAGACGTCCACCATGAGCGCACCTTCATTGGCATCTTCCTTGTCGATGGCGTCACTGGGCGCATCATCCACTCCTCCGTGCAGAGGAAAGCCAAGGGCCCCGTCCACATTGTACACTCAGAGAACTGGGTGGTG TACCAGTACTGGAACTCCAAGGCCCGGCGCAACGAGTTTACCGCGCTGGAGCTCTACGAGGGCACCGAGCAATACAACGCTACCGCCTTCAGCTCCCTGGACCGCCCCCAGCTGCCCCAGGTCCTCCAGCAGTCCTACATCTTCCCCTCCTCCATCAGCACCATGGAAGCCACCATCACTGAGCGGGGCATCACCAGCCGGCACCTGCTTA TTGGGCTGCCTTCCGGAGCAATTCTTTCCCTTCCTAAGGCCTTGTTGGATCCCCGCCGTCCCGAGATCCCAACAGAACAAAGCAG GGAGGAGAACCTGATCCCGTATTCCCCAGATGTGCAGATACATGCAGAGCGATTCATTAACTACAACCAGACGGTTTCTCGAATGCGAGGTATCTACACAGCTCCCTCAGGCCTGGAGTCCACTTGTTTG GTTGTGGCCTATGGTTTGGACATTTACCAAACTCGAGTCTACCCATCCAAGCAGTTTGACGTCCTGAAGGATGACTATGACTACGTGCTGATCAGCAGTGTCCTCTTTGGCCTGGTGTTTGCCACCATGATCACCAAGAGGCTGGCACAGGTGAAGCTCCTGAATCGGGCCTGGCGGTAA